A part of Antennarius striatus isolate MH-2024 chromosome 21, ASM4005453v1, whole genome shotgun sequence genomic DNA contains:
- the LOC137588554 gene encoding very long chain fatty acid elongase 6-like, which translates to MNESYKLAEYDFERRFDERRALEWMQENWSKSFMFCGLYAALVFGGQHFMRQRPKLNLRRPLVLWSLSLAVFSIIGAMRTGVYMLHVLTNSGFRESVCDISFYRAPISKFWAYAFVLSKAPELGDTIFIILRKQRLIFLHWYHHITVLLYSWYSYKDQVAGGGWFMTMNYVVHSLMYTYYAARAAGLKVPRPCAMIITASQILQMVMGLAVLGLVFHWMHEVRCPSNVDNVAWGSVMYLSYLILFALFFYDSYLKRPSGHKGSKAE; encoded by the exons ATGAACGAGAGTTACAAGCTTGCCGAGTACGATTTCGAGCGGCGTTTCGACGAAAGACGAGCTCTGGAATGGATGCAGGAAAACTG GAGCAAGTCGTTCATGTTCTGTGGCCTGTACGCTGCGCTCGTGTTCGGCGGTCAGCACTTCATGAGGCAGAGACCGAAGCTGAACTTGCGGCGTCCGTTGGTGCTGTGGTCGCTCAGCCTGGCCGTCTTCAG CATCATCGGCGCGATGAGGACTGGAGTCTACATGCTGCACGTCCTCACAAACAGCGGCTTCAGAGAGTCGGTGTGTGACATCAGCTTCTACCGAGCCCCCATCTCCAAATTCTGGGCCTACGCCTTCGTACTTAGCAAGGCTCCCGAGCTGG GTGACACGATCTTCATCATCCTTCGGAAGCAGCGCCTCATCTTCCTGCACTGGTACCACCACATCACCGTCCTGCTGTACTCCTGGTACTCCTACAAGGACCAGGTGGCGGGCGGCGGCTGGTTTATGACCATGAACTACGTCGTCCACTCTCTCATGTACACGTACTACGCCGCCCGGGCGGCCGGCCTCAAGGTGCCGCGTCCCTGCGCCATGATCATCACGGCCTCCCAGATCCTGCAGATGGTGATGGGCCTGGCCGTCCTGGGACTGGTGTTCCACTGGATGCACGAGGTGCGTTGTCCGTCCAACGTGGACAACGTGGCGTGGGGCTCCGTCATGTACCTCAGCTACCTGATCCTTTTTGCCTTGTTCTTCTATGACAGCTACCTCAAACGCCCATCAGGGCACAAAGGCTCCAAGGCAGAGTAG